The following are encoded in a window of Mycolicibacterium tusciae JS617 genomic DNA:
- a CDS encoding glycosyltransferase family 4 protein: MSDRGVRSVLLLCWRDTGHPQGGGSETYLQRIGAQLAASGVKVTLRTARYPGSARREIVDGVRVSRGGGSYSIYIWAGLSMVLARVGLGPLRNVRPDVVIDSQNGIPFLARLAYGRRVAVLVHHCHREQWPVAGAVMGRFGWFVESKLSPWLHRRNQYVTVSLPSARDLAALGVHPGRIAVVRNGLDEAPVATLTAPRSATPRVVVLSRLVPHKQIEDALEAIAELRQQIPAVHLDVLGGGWWEQRLVEHAELLGISDAVTFHGHVDEDTKHDVLQQSWVHVLPSRKEGWALAVIEAGQHGVPTIGYRSSGGLTDSIVDGVTGLLVDDHGGLVEGLSRLLTDPVLREQLGTKAAVRSGEFSWRQSTDAMRTVLEAVNAGTSVSGVV; encoded by the coding sequence ATGTCTGACCGAGGTGTTCGCTCCGTGCTGCTGCTGTGCTGGCGCGACACCGGCCACCCCCAAGGCGGCGGCAGCGAGACGTACCTGCAGCGCATCGGCGCGCAACTGGCCGCCTCAGGTGTGAAGGTGACGCTGCGGACCGCGCGTTATCCGGGGTCCGCGCGACGCGAGATCGTCGACGGGGTGCGGGTCAGCCGCGGCGGAGGCTCCTACTCCATCTACATCTGGGCGGGGCTGTCGATGGTGCTCGCCCGTGTCGGGCTCGGCCCGTTGCGCAACGTCCGTCCAGACGTGGTGATCGACTCCCAGAACGGCATTCCGTTCCTGGCGCGGCTTGCCTACGGACGCCGCGTCGCCGTGCTCGTGCACCATTGCCATCGCGAGCAGTGGCCCGTCGCCGGTGCGGTCATGGGGCGCTTCGGGTGGTTCGTCGAGTCCAAGTTGTCGCCCTGGCTGCACCGCCGCAATCAGTACGTCACGGTGTCACTGCCGTCGGCGCGGGATCTGGCCGCGCTCGGGGTGCACCCCGGCAGGATCGCCGTCGTGCGCAACGGTCTCGACGAGGCGCCGGTGGCCACGCTCACCGCGCCGCGGTCGGCGACTCCGAGAGTGGTGGTCCTGTCCCGTCTGGTGCCGCACAAGCAGATCGAAGACGCACTCGAGGCCATCGCTGAACTGCGCCAGCAGATTCCGGCCGTGCACCTAGACGTCCTTGGTGGCGGCTGGTGGGAACAGCGCCTGGTCGAGCACGCCGAGTTGCTCGGCATCTCCGATGCCGTGACGTTCCACGGACACGTCGACGAGGACACCAAACACGATGTCCTGCAGCAGTCCTGGGTCCATGTGCTGCCGTCGCGCAAAGAAGGCTGGGCGTTGGCCGTGATCGAGGCCGGCCAGCACGGCGTGCCCACCATCGGTTACCGGTCCTCGGGCGGGCTCACCGATTCGATCGTCGACGGGGTCACCGGCCTGCTGGTCGACGATCACGGCGGACTTGTCGAGGGGCTTTCGCGTCTGCTGACCGATCCCGTGCTTCGTGAACAGCTCGGCACCAAGGCCGCGGTCCGTAGCGGTGAGTTCTCGTGGCGGCAGAGCACCGACGCGATGCGCACGGTGCTGGAGGCCGTCAACGCGGGGACGTCGGTCAGCGGCGTCGTCTAG